One window of the Helicoverpa zea isolate HzStark_Cry1AcR chromosome 7, ilHelZeax1.1, whole genome shotgun sequence genome contains the following:
- the LOC124631733 gene encoding ATP-dependent RNA helicase DDX54, with translation MTKPKELEDHVPGFEAPHEGDSQDETQNNKQKKKSSGGFQSMGLSFPIIKGITKRGYKQPTPIQRKTIPLALTGKDVVAMARTGSGKTACFVLPILEKLLAPNSKPLPGKNFRALILSPTRELALQTLRFVRELGKFTGLSSAAILGGESIDQQFSVMSGTAPDIVVATPGRFLHICIEMSLKLDNIKVIVFDEADRLFELGFGEQLREIVARLPSTRQTLLFSATLPKMLVEFARAGLTDPTLVRLDVDWKLPSTLWLGWVAVRAELKTAALLILLDRVLTAKTPQAVVFAATKHHVEYLNLILQQAGISSTYAYSGLDASARKIALGRFTNKKCSVLIVTDVAARGLDLPALDTVINYNFPAKPKLFVHRVGRSARAGRAGRAFSLIAPEDVAHLLDLQLFLGAEMISPGQVKERGLACPSGVWGAVPTSLLELRHQDVMAWEKNYSEIEDAARVCGRGWQQYIKWREPASAEANKRAKITAFPVLTHPFLVDENDDAAVDMIEKIKNYTPKGTILELSAKNDSPMYLAMKKKKQAHGKTVQKVRDIKKLKAEGILEDTSNTKLSRPPNQPPKKKKKEVVRDENYISHYASDQHTEMGMAVNFAVGAEAAQLELNADSGDAARAHKAMLRWDRKRKKMVHVDPDGGRKMIRTESGGRVPASYRSGRYDEWRKRNAADAGSDDEQPQDTNRKKSASEFRPHWVKHNERIAKKSAEAKSKEFKNKQQIVKERIRKEKIKQKLKFKNNKKKKRK, from the exons ATGACGAAACCTAAGGAATTGGAAGACCATGTGCCAGGTTTTGAAGCCCCACATGAGGGGGACAGCCAAGATGAAACTCAGAATAATAAGCAGAAAAAGAAGAGTTCTGGTGGATTTCAGTCAATGGGGCTGAGTTTCCCTATAATTAAAGGTATAACAAAGCGAGGATATAAACAACCGACACCTATACAGCGTAAG acaatTCCTTTAGCTTTAACTGGCAAAGATGTGGTGGCCATGGCACGCACGGGCTCAGGAAAAACAGCATGTTTTGTCCTTCCAATACTGGAGAAACTGCTGGCTCCAAACAGCAAACCTTTGCCGGGAAAGAATTTCAGAGCCTTGATTCTATCACCTACTCGGGAATTGGCGTTACAG ACTCTAAGGTTTGTACGAGAACTGGGCAAGTTCACGGGTTTATCTTCTGCTGCAATTCTTGGCGGAGAGTCAATAGACCAGCAGTTCAGTGTAATGTCTGGCACAGCACCGGATATTGTGGTGGCAACCCCTGGCCGTTTCCTACACATCTGTATAGAAATGAGTTTGAAACTggataatataa AGGTAATAGTATTTGACGAAGCTGACAGACTCTTCGAGCTTGGTTTCGGTGAACAACTGCGAGAAATCGTCGCCCGGTTACCATCAACCCGTCAAACACTGCTATTCTCAGCAACCCTGCCAAAAATGCTCGTAGAATTTGCAAGGGCAGGTCTCACAGACCCTACGCTTGTGAGATTGGATGTTGACTGGAAATTGCCATCGACTTTGTGGCTTGGTTGGGTTGCAGTGAGAGCGGAGTTGAAAACTGCAGCCTTATTGATTTTGCTGGATAGGGTTTTGACTGCTAAAACTCCACAAGCTGTTGTATTTGCTGCTACTAAGCATCATGTGGAGTATTTGAATTTg ATATTACAACAAGCAGGCATATCATCAACTTACGCATACTCCGGCCTAGACGCCTCCGCACGTAAGATCGCGCTCGGTCGATTCACGAACAAGAAATGTTCAGTACTTATAGTAACTGATGTTGCCGCTAGAGGATTGGATCTCCCGGCTTTGGACACCGTTATTAATTACAACTTCCCAGCTAAGCCGAAGCTTTTTGTGCATAGAGTTG GTCGCAGTGCCCGAGCCGGCCGTGCGGGTCGGGCGTTCTCCCTCATCGCTCCGGAAGACGTAGCACATTTACTAGACCTACAACTGTTCTTGGGAGCCGAGATGATATCCCCCGGACAAGTCAAAGAGAGGGGTCTGGCCTGTCCTAGCGGAGTGTGGGGGGCAGTTCCCACATCGCTGCTGGAACTAAGACATCAGGATGTCATGGCTTGGGAGAAGAATTACTCGGAGATT GAAGACGCAGCCCGTGTCTGTGGTCGAGGTTGGCAGCAGTACATAAAATGGCGCGAGCCCGCGTCCGCCGAGGCGaacaagcgcgccaaaataacCGCCTTCCCCGTACTCACGCATCCCTTCCTAGTGGACGAGAACGATGACGCCGCTGTTGATATGATTGAGAAGATCAAGAATTATACGCCTAAAGGA acaatatTAGAACTGTCAGCTAAGAATGATTCACCAATGTATTTAGCTATGAAGAAGAAGAAACAGGCTCACGGAAAAACTGTTCAGAAAGTTCGGGACATTAAGAAACTTAAG GCTGAAGGTATACTAGAAGACACGAGCAACACGAAACTAAGCCGTCCTCCGAACCAACCgcccaagaagaagaagaaagaggTGGTTCGAGATGAGAACTATATCTCACATTACGCTAGCGATCAACATACTGAGATGGG TATGGCAGTAAACTTCGCGGTAGGCGCGGAAGCAGCTCAGCTTGAGCTGAACGCGGACAGCGGGgacgcggcgcgggcgcataaGGCCATGCTGCGCTGGGACAGGAAGAGGAAGAAGATGGTGCATGTTGATCCG gatggcGGTCGTAAAATGATCCGCACAGAGAGCGGCGGTCGCGTGCCGGCGTCCTACCGCAGCGGCCGATACGACGAGTGGCGGAAACGTAACGCGGCCGACGCGGGCTCTGATGATGAACAGCCGCAGGATACTAACAGGAAGAAGTCTg CATCTGAGTTCCGTCCCCACTGGGTGAAACACAACGAGCGCATAGCCAAGAAATCAGCCGAAGCTAAGTCTAAAGAGTTCAAGAACAAACAACAAATTGTCAAGGAAAGGATACGCAAGGAGAAGATTAAGCAAAAACTTAAGTTTAAGAAtaacaagaagaagaagaggaaaTGA
- the LOC124631732 gene encoding uncharacterized protein LOC124631732 — protein MTSLLPIILTGDHLGQRHRHLNSLVNKAVDSGVSFQDIEYLPEQGPVDRLFKIDFAGKLKNVEYIIRNLKDDDMLFVSRALKSSWLLNSREIINPKYLEDVLFPEMISPAVTKMRHWISLNLRDQAACQEFYHYYKEKEFRFAIKFLSHCKKGFILEEVPKILTKLSSHDFKVLCEKCPQVAKIYFDSLTTDEEVRSCYLRQEKAFYNSVKCVLKSDSDMFLDIMEKYFNVNTFPRFSPLATDYLLRYHKNRFTSKLELYVAHFLHIPTLAARLTVEECQEVVLQLARAKYLQHWFEYKVVEPFVKRLSPDKRAVFKKRVFVEKDIGKCVEEWPYATPKPPPPIDSNPHLFDEEKCEPIYGLEMGDFRYMLKKRKFCRYEGSRIVTSVKTDLDRLFDEFRFIGFERALHDLGQRLVRAGSSERRRDIFLVLVSKSGGRNDAVAALLKLASRHQNEPPHIRASILRSLVKRTNVWRLPADVWQNFLDFGHGLGFDGAPAEAECTEGLHAVVIRHLLSGESKNNVCATFLKNFSPLAEYALKANERTLISRGLQDMLIAAAAHSETTVTAERISQLLDIIDIYHVPVKAESPILEIVKNLVLQDANVAKPLLERFYKAGIGRRELFRVNLKFRCDQEACLNALRHDPSALDIAMLADIVTNSESRFDSFFCKLGVYFNQDEDFTVHLKSLLNEKIISIKNTNCKHATLARSVARLWYNQFETELCKLDAEGDDQSKFAARLRACARIARPRINLLQWGWRKAGVKAIATQAMLSRRVDRAGIIRFLASEKRTVRVAVALCIRSESELLLETLASAAKLHPVVALRTALSYFRHFGTNSNPKVWDCIKPLVSSVDLSSRERLRQLLVKTEWIPVSIKPDYCATLYLVIDKISNSISAQLLSDLCMMLPKINEDIIENILLHLLQKTPTDADDIPLSFPAIFIRYLMLPKNNKDLDKRFAKIGGAFFERLDSLRSTGDKHIRVRLEQIKENLKYNAAFIDTKYELCPLVIERILAWIQTFMPKEEYFDNYAEIHLTMLYFKAVRQTMKQVPEVFLDLQKQKVECAEAVGFVFGRYISKEVANLVSAFFDSIIELYAGALVNYLQVYFVIGTVRAKFIESVIKGLWEESVGLQRRLAVYVFKEHQHSMNENARKEIQAVMENDEDVHLIAFAVV, from the coding sequence ATGACATCGCTTCTACCGATCATCTTAACGGGGGACCACCTTGGACAACGCCATCGACATCTCAACTCTTTGGTGAATAAAGCTGTAGATAGCGGAGTGTCTTTCCAAGACATCGAATATCTTCCCGAACAAGGTCCAGTTGATCGGCTTTTTAAGATAGACTTTGCTGGAAAACTTAAAAATGTAGAATACATCATTCGTAACTTAAAAGATGATGACATGCTATTCGTAAGCAGAGCTCTGAAATCCTCATGGCTTCTAAACTCTCGTGAAATCATAAACCCAAAATATTTAGAAGATGTTCTCTTCCCAGAAATGATTTCGCCAGCAGTTACTAAAATGAGACATTGGATTTCTTTAAATCTACGAGACCAAGCAGCGTGTCAGGAATTTTACCACTATTACAAAGAAAAAGAATTTAGGTTTGCCATTAAGTTTCTCAGTCACTGTAAAAAGGGTTTCATACTTGAAGAGGTTcctaaaatattgacaaaatTATCGAGTCATGATTTCAAGGTACTCTGCGAGAAATGCCCTCAGGTCGCTAAAATATATTTCGATTCCTTGACAACCGATGAAGAAGTAAGATCCTGTTATCTTCGACAAGAAAAAGCGTTCTATAATAGCGTGAAATGTGTGCTGAAATCAGATTCAGATATGTTTTTAGATAtcatggaaaaatatttcaatgtcaaTACGTTTCCTAGATTCAGTCCATTGGCAACTGATTATCTCCTGCGATATCATAAAAACAGGTTTACGAGTAAATTGGAGCTGTACGTAGCGCATTTCTTGCATATCCCGACCCTTGCTGCTCGGCTAACAGTAGAAGAATGTCAAGAGGTTGTGCTTCAGTTAGCTCGAGCAAAATACCTGCAGCATTGGTTTGAGTACAAAGTCGTAGAGCCGTTTGTAAAGCGACTTAGTCCAGATAAAAGAGCAGTATTCAAAAAACGAGTGTTCGTTGAAAAGGATATTGGTAAATGCGTCGAAGAATGGCCATACGCGACGCCCAAACCACCTCCTCCAATTGATTCGAATCCGCATTTATTCGATGAGGAGAAATGTGAGCCTATCTACGGACTTGAAATGGGAGATTTTAGGTACAtgctcaaaaaaagaaaattttgtcgTTATGAAGGATCTCGCATAGTTACTTCAGTTAAAACTGATTTAGATCGGCTGTTCGATGAATTTAGGTTTATCGGATTTGAAAGAGCTCTTCATGATTTAGGGCAACGCTTAGTACGTGCTGGATCATCAGAAAGGCGTCGtgatatttttcttgttttagtGAGCAAGAGCGGAGGGCGAAATGATGCTGTAGCGGCGTTGTTAAAATTAGCTTCACGGCATCAGAATGAGCCACCTCATATCCGTGCGTCCATACTCCGCAGCCTTGTTAAGCGCACTAACGTCTGGCGCTTACCCGCAGATGTTTGGCAAAATTTCTTAGATTTTGGACACGGCCTTGGATTCGATGGTGCACCAGCCGAAGCCGAATGTACCGAGGGATTGCATGCAGTTGTGATTCGGCACTTATTATCTGGTGAATCCAAAAATAACGTGTGCGCCACTTTTCTTAAAAACTTTTCGCCGCTAGCGGAATATGCTCTGAAAGCGAACGAGCGAACGTTGATTTCGAGAGGCCTACAAGATATGTTGATTGCTGCTGCTGCACATAGTGAGACTACTGTAACTGCAGAGCGCATTAGCCAATTGCTGGATATCATAGACATATACCATGTTCCTGTCAAGGCAGAATCGCCAATCCTAGAAATTGTAAAAAACTTAGTTTTGCAAGACGCAAACGTTGCAAAACCTTTACTAGAACGGTTTTACAAGGCAGGAATAGGACGACGTGAGTTATTCcgtgttaatttaaaatttcggTGTGATCAGGAAGCTTGTTTGAACGCTTTGCGTCATGACCCATCAGCTCTTGATATAGCTATGCTTGCAGATATAGTAACTAACAGTGAATCACGATTCGACAGTTTCTTCTGCAAGCTCGGGGTATATTTCAACCAGGATGAGGATTTCACTGTACATCTCAAGTCTTTATTGAACGAGAAGATCATATCCATTAAAAATACGAATTGTAAACACGCGACATTGGCAAGGTCGGTAGCAAGACTCTGGTACAATCAATTTGAGACCGAATTGTGTAAGTTAGACGCAGAAGGTGATGATCAGTCTAAGTTTGCAGCAAGATTAAGGGCATGTGCGCGTATTGCCCGCCCCCGTATAAATCTGTTGCAATGGGGGTGGCGCAAAGCTGGCGTGAAAGCAATAGCTACGCAAGCAATGCTTTCTCGAAGAGTAGACAGAGCGGGTATAATTAGATTCTTAGCATCTGAAAAGCGTACTGTGAGAGTAGCTGTGGCGCTTTGTATACGCTCTGAAAGCGAGTTACTTCTAGAAACCTTGGCATCAGCAGCAAAACTGCATCCCGTTGTAGCACTGCGCACAGCACTGTCGTACTTCCGTCACTTTGGTACTAATAGTAATCCCAAAGTTTGGGATTGTATAAAACCGTTAGTTTCTAGTGTCGACCTATCATCTCGTGAGAGGCTGCGCCAGTTACTTGTAAAAACAGAATGGATTCCTGTTAGCATCAAACCTGATTATTGCGCAACGTTGTACCTTGTTATagataaaatatcaaattcaaTTTCGGCACAATTGCTTTCTGATTTGTGCATGATGCTTCCCAAGATCAACGAAgatataatagaaaatattttgttacatttatTGCAGAAGACTCCGACTGATGCGGATGACATACCGTTATCGTTTCCAgcaatttttattaggtacttgaTGTTGCCAAAGAATAACAAAGATCTAGACAAGAGATTTGCTAAGATTGGAGGAGCATTTTTTGAGCGCTTAGACAGTCTTCGAAGCACTGGAGACAAGCATATTCGGGTAAGATTAGAGCAAATAAAGGAGAATTTAAAGTATAATGCAGCATTTATAGATACCAAATATGAATTATGCCCATTAGTCATCGAGAGAATCTTGGCTTGGATACAGACATTCATGCCAAAGGAAGAATATTTTGACAACTATGCAGAGATACATTTGACCATGTTGTATTTCAAAGCAGTAAGGCAGACCATGAAACAAGTGCCAGAAGTATTTCTTGATTTACAAAAGCAGAAGGTGGAGTGTGCGGAAGCTGTGGGCTTCGTGTTTGGCAGATACATCTCCAAAGAGGTGGCTAATCTTGTGAGTGCGTTCTTTGACTCTATAATAGAATTGTATGCCGGTGCCTTGGTTAACTACTTACAGGTTTACTTTGTCATAGGAACTGTGAGGGCTAAGTTCATTGAATCAGTTATCAAAGGTTTGTGGGAAGAAAGCGTTGGTCTTCAACGTCGTTTAGcagtttatgtatttaaagaACATCAACACAGTATGAATGAAAATGCTAGAAAGGAAATCCAAGCTGTAATGGAAAATGATGAAGATGTACATTTGATAGCTTTTGCTGTTGTATGA